In one window of Oncorhynchus kisutch isolate 150728-3 linkage group LG16, Okis_V2, whole genome shotgun sequence DNA:
- the LOC109879144 gene encoding zinc finger protein 724-like: MSKLQLLRVFLNDRLTAAAAEIFGAVEKTVVEYQEENDRLRRMLRITPEVPLCRIDSLQLSVSEEEVPPEQQHCEQEWSPSLEQEWSPSLGQKDPGPTQIKEEEEEVRTSQEEEQFQGLEPDIMEFIFTPSGVKSECDQEDPLQSSTLPQTQTVENRERDSKPVDLKPFATVTHIKGLDIHCDPTDTRHFAFSHSSAVSRDPVGLDSSPPLHPKPPLDPNPPMGEHGSKLSTTSRKTHHCRDCGATFPLKAELQRHVTLTKNIISECRFCNKQYNSTCKLKAHIQLCHIEISCTCPVCGKTIKHKGDLSRHMSIHTGEKPFSCGDCGKSFNQKGHLNLHILSHTGEKPFNCGDCGKCFYQKGDLGNHMLTHTQQKPFSCGDCGKSFYQKGHLTDHIRTHTGEKPFSCGDCGKSFNLKGNLRKHKLTHTGEKPFSCSDCGKSFSQKTNLLTHVKNIHKGRKQDE, from the exons ATGTCTAAACTACAGTTGCTGCGTGTGTTTTTGAATGATCGTTTAACGGCGGCTGCTGCAGAGATTTTCGGGGCAGTTGAGAAAACGGTAGTGGAGTACCAGGAGGAGAATGATCGGTTACGGAGAATGCTGCGGATCACACCGGAGGTACCACTATGTAGAATAG actccctgcagctctctgtctctgaagaggaggttccccctgagcagcagcactgtgagcAGGAGTGGAGCCCCAGTCTGGAGCAGGAGTGGAGCCCCAGTCTGGGGCAGAAGGACCCAGGGCCCACACAGattaaagaggaagaggaggaagtcaggaccagtcaggagGAAGAACAGTTTCAAGGTCTGGAGCCTGATATCATGGAGTTCATATTCACTCCTTCAGGTGTGAAAAGTGAATGTGATCAGGAGGACCCACTTCAGTCCTCGACTCTTCCCCAAACCCAGActgtggagaacagagagagagactctaaaCCAGTGGATCTCAAACCTTTTGCCACTGTGACCCACATTAAGGGTCTTGACATTCACTGTGACCCTACAGATACACGACATTTTGCCTTCAGCCACAGCTCAGCCGTAAGCAGAGACCCAGTAGGACTCGACAGCAGCCCACCATTGCATCCTAAACCACCATTGGATCCAAACCCACCAATGGGGGAACACGGTTCCAAACTCAGCACCACGTCTAGAAAAACTCACCACTGCCGTGACTGTGGTGCAACGTTTCCTCTGAAAGCTGAACTGCAGAGGCACGTGACTCTTACCAAGAATATAATCAGCGAATGCCGCTTCtgcaataaacaatacaattccACCTGTAAATTGAAGGCCCATATCCAACTCTGTCACATTGAGATATCCTGCACATGCCCTGTTTGTGGCAAGACCATCAAACACAAAGGAGATCTGTCCAGGCACATGagtattcacacaggagagaaaccatttagctgtggtgactgtggaAAAAGCTTCAATCAGAAGGGGCACCTGAACTTGCACATACTGagtcacacaggagagaaaccatttaactgtggtgactgtgggaaaTGCTTCTATCAGAAGGGAGACCTAGGGAATCATATGCTGACTCACACACAAcagaaaccatttagctgtggtgactgtgggaaaagcttctATCAGAAGGGACACCTTACAGATCATATacggactcacacaggagagaaaccatttagctgtggtgattgtgggaaaagcttcaatTTGAAGGGAAACCTAAGAAAGCATAaactgactcacacaggagagaaaccatttagctgtaGTGACTGTGGCAAAAGCTTCAGTCAAAAGACTAACCTACTGACGCATGTCAAAAACATCCACAAAGGAAGAAAACAGGATGAATAG
- the LOC109879138 gene encoding zinc finger and SCAN domain-containing protein 22-like isoform X2, which yields MYKLDAFRVFLNERLTAAVLEIFGAVEKTVVEYQEENDRLRIMLRRTPEIQLCRIDTLQLSVSEEEVPPEQHHCEQEWSPSLGQKDPETKLIKEEQEEVRTSQEEEQLQGLVDTKDSIFTTSCVKSECDLENPCQEAILAEHPTLSPLKTSKLQSFCVFLNECLTASAAMEISGAVEKTVAEYQEENDRLRRLLRITPEIQLCRIDSLQLSASEEEVPPEQQHCVQEWSPSLGQEDPETKQIKEEQEEVRTSQEEEQLQGLEPDIMKFIFTPSCVKSECDQEDPLQSLTLPQTKTEENRERDSKPVDPKLFVTVTHLKGIDIPCDSPDSQNNAFSHSSAVSSDPVGLDSSPPLDPSPPLDPSPPLHPSPPLDPSPPLRKHHSKHSTRSKTTHSCHDCGKSFSIKKDLTRHKLTHTGEKPFSCGDCGKSFSQKGDLGRHMLTHTGEKPFSCGDCGKKFNCHWLLTRHKLTHTGEKPFSCGDCGKSFNQKGHLNLHILTHTGIKPFSCGDCGKSFNQKGHLNFHIRTHTGVNPFSCEDCDKSFRNKGTLAEHIQIHKGVKHGCLICGKSFTHKTHLLRHVDKVHNGRKQE from the exons ATGTATAAACTAGATGCGTTTCGTGTGTTTTTAAATGAGCGTTTAACGGCGGCTGTCCTGGAGATTTTCGGGGCAGTTGAGAAAACGGTAGTGGAGTACCAAGAGGAGAATGATCGGCTACGCATAATGCTGCGGAGGACACCGGAGATACAACTATGTAGAATAG acaccctgcagctctctgtctctgaagaGGAGGTTCCCCCTGAGCAGCATCACTGTGAGCAGGAGTGGAGCCCCAGTCTGGGACAGAAGGACCCAGAAACCAAACTgattaaagaggaacaggaggaagtcaggaccagtcaggaggaagagcagcttcaaGGGCTCGTTGATACCAAAGACTCCATATTCACTACTTCCTGTGTGAAAAGTGAATGTGATCTGGAGAACCCATGTCAAGAAGCCATACTAGCTGAACACCCAACTCTCAGTCCACTGAAAACGTCAAAACTACAGTcgttttgtgtgtttttaaatgAATGTTTAACGGCATCTGCTGCTATGGAGATTTCCGGTGCAGTTGAGAAAACGGTAGCAGAGTACCAGGAAGAGAATGATCGGCTACGGAGACTGCTGCGCATCACACCGGAGATACAACTATGTAGAATAG acTCCCTACAGCTCTCTGCCTCTGAAGAGGAGGTTCCCCCTGAGCAGCAGCATTGTGTGCAGGAGTGGAGCCCCAGTCTGGGGCAGGAGGACCCAGAGACCAAacagattaaagaggaacaggaggaagtcaggaccagtcaggaggaagagcagcttcaaGGTCTGGAGCCTGATATCATGAAGTTCATATTCACTCCTTCCTGTGTGAAAAGTGAATGTGATCAGGAGGACCCACTTCAGTCCTTGACTCTTCCCCAAACTAAGACtgaagaaaacagagagagagactctaaaCCAGTGGATCCCAAACTTTTTGTTACTGTGACCCACTTAAAAGGTATCGACATTCCCTGTGACTCTCCAGATAGTCAAAACAATGCCTTCAGCCACAGTTCAGCTGTAAGCAGTGACCCAGTAGGACTTGACAGTAGCCCACCATTAGATCCCAGTCCACCATTGGATCCCAGTCCACCATTACATCCCAGTCCACCATTGGATCCCAGTCCACCATTGAGGAAACACCATTCCAAACACAGCACCCGTTCTAAAACAACTCACAGCTGCCatgactgtgggaaaagcttcagtATCAAGAAGGACCTAACCAGGCATAAACTGACTCACACcggagagaaaccatttagctgtggtgaTTGTGGGAAAAGCTTCAGTCAGAAGGGAGACCTAGGGAGGCACATGCTGActcatacaggagagaaaccttttagtTGTGGTGACTGTGGTAAAAAATTCAATTGCCACTGGCTCCTAACCAGACATAaactgactcacacaggagagaaaccatttagctgtggtgactgtgggaaaagcttcaatcAGAAGGGTCACCTGAACTTGCACATATTGACTCACACAGGAATAaaaccatttagctgtggtgactgtgggaaaagcttcaatcAGAAGGGTCACCTAAACTTTCATATACGGACTCACACAGGAGTGAATCCATTTAGCTGTGAGGACTGCGATAAAAGCTTCAGAAACAAGGGCACCCTAGCCGAACATATACAGATTCACAAAGGAGTGAAACATGGCTGCTTAATCTGTGGCAAAAGTTTCACGCATAAAACACATCTTCTGAGGCATGTGGATAAAGTCCACAATGGAAGAAAACAGGAATAA
- the LOC109879149 gene encoding chorion transcription factor Cf2-like — MYKLQLLSVFLNDRLTAAAVEIFGEVEKMVVEYQEENNRLRSLLRITPDIKLCRIDSLQLSLADSEEEVPPEQQHCEQEWSPSLEQKDPEPTQIKEEQEEVRTSQEEEQLQGVEPDIIEFNFTPSCVKGECDQEDPLQSLTLPQTQTVENRESDSKPVDPEPFGTVTHLKGFNIPCGPPDNQKNAYSHSSAICSNPVGLDSSPPLDPNPQLDLIPPMGELCTCPFCGKTFKQKGNLSMHMRIHTGEKPFSCGDCGKSFIQKGDLRRHILTHTGEKPFSCNFCCKSFNQKGDLRRHILTHTGEKPFSCDYCGKGFIRKEHLTAHIRTHTGEVSVSGRT; from the exons ATGTATAAACTACAGTTGTTGAGTGTGTTTTTAAATGATCGTTTAACTGCGGCTGCTGTGGAGATTTTCGGGGAAGTAGAGAAAATGGTAGTGGAGTACCAGGAGGAGAATAATCGTCTACGGAGCCTGCTGCGGATCACACCGGACATAAAACTATGTAGAATAG actccctgcagctctctctcgctgactctgaagaggaggttccccctgagcagcagcactgtgagcAGGAGTGGAGCCCCAGTCTGGAGCAGAAGGACCCAGAGCCCAcacagattaaagaggaacaggaggaagtcaggaccagtcaggaggaagagcagcttcaaGGGGTGGAGCCTGATATCATAGAGTTCAATTTCACTCCTTCCTGTGTGAAAGGTGAATGTGATCAGGAAGATCCACTTCAGTCCTTGACTCTTCCCCAAACCCAGActgtggagaacagagagagtgactCTAAACCAGTAGATCCTGAACCTTTTGGCACTGTGACCCACCTTAAGGGTTTCAACATTCCTTGTGGCCCTCCAGATAATCAGAAGAATGCCTACAGCCACAGTTCAGCCATATGCAGCAACCCAGTAGGACTTGACAGCAGCCCACCATTGGATCCCAACCCACAATTGGATCTGATCCCACCAATGGGGGAACTCTGCACCTGCCCCTTTTGTGGCAAGACCTTCAAACAAAAAGGAAATCTGTCCATGCACATGaggattcacacaggagagaaaccttttagctgtggtgactgtgggaagagctttATTCAGAAGGGGGACCTAAGGAGGCATATCCtgactcacacaggggagaaaccattcAGCTGTAATTTTTGCTGTAAAAGCTTCAATCAGAAAGGGGACCTAAGGAGGCACATcctgactcacacaggagagaaaccatttagctgtgaTTACTGTGGCAAAGGATTCATTCGCAAGGAGCACCTAACTGCACATATACGGACTCACACGGGGGAAGTTTCGGTCTCAGGCAGAACCTAA
- the LOC109879138 gene encoding zinc finger and SCAN domain-containing protein 22-like isoform X1 — MKMSKLQLLRLFLNDRLTAAAVDIFGAVEKTVGEYQEENDRLRRLLRITPEMQLCKIDTLQLSVSEEEVPPEQHHCEQEWSPSLGQKDPETKLIKEEQEEVRTSQEEEQLQGLVDTKDSIFTTSCVKSECDLENPCQEAILAEHPTLSPLKTSKLQSFCVFLNECLTASAAMEISGAVEKTVAEYQEENDRLRRLLRITPEIQLCRIDSLQLSASEEEVPPEQQHCVQEWSPSLGQEDPETKQIKEEQEEVRTSQEEEQLQGLEPDIMKFIFTPSCVKSECDQEDPLQSLTLPQTKTEENRERDSKPVDPKLFVTVTHLKGIDIPCDSPDSQNNAFSHSSAVSSDPVGLDSSPPLDPSPPLDPSPPLHPSPPLDPSPPLRKHHSKHSTRSKTTHSCHDCGKSFSIKKDLTRHKLTHTGEKPFSCGDCGKSFSQKGDLGRHMLTHTGEKPFSCGDCGKKFNCHWLLTRHKLTHTGEKPFSCGDCGKSFNQKGHLNLHILTHTGIKPFSCGDCGKSFNQKGHLNFHIRTHTGVNPFSCEDCDKSFRNKGTLAEHIQIHKGVKHGCLICGKSFTHKTHLLRHVDKVHNGRKQE; from the exons acaccctgcagctctctgtctctgaagaGGAGGTTCCCCCTGAGCAGCATCACTGTGAGCAGGAGTGGAGCCCCAGTCTGGGACAGAAGGACCCAGAAACCAAACTgattaaagaggaacaggaggaagtcaggaccagtcaggaggaagagcagcttcaaGGGCTCGTTGATACCAAAGACTCCATATTCACTACTTCCTGTGTGAAAAGTGAATGTGATCTGGAGAACCCATGTCAAGAAGCCATACTAGCTGAACACCCAACTCTCAGTCCACTGAAAACGTCAAAACTACAGTcgttttgtgtgtttttaaatgAATGTTTAACGGCATCTGCTGCTATGGAGATTTCCGGTGCAGTTGAGAAAACGGTAGCAGAGTACCAGGAAGAGAATGATCGGCTACGGAGACTGCTGCGCATCACACCGGAGATACAACTATGTAGAATAG acTCCCTACAGCTCTCTGCCTCTGAAGAGGAGGTTCCCCCTGAGCAGCAGCATTGTGTGCAGGAGTGGAGCCCCAGTCTGGGGCAGGAGGACCCAGAGACCAAacagattaaagaggaacaggaggaagtcaggaccagtcaggaggaagagcagcttcaaGGTCTGGAGCCTGATATCATGAAGTTCATATTCACTCCTTCCTGTGTGAAAAGTGAATGTGATCAGGAGGACCCACTTCAGTCCTTGACTCTTCCCCAAACTAAGACtgaagaaaacagagagagagactctaaaCCAGTGGATCCCAAACTTTTTGTTACTGTGACCCACTTAAAAGGTATCGACATTCCCTGTGACTCTCCAGATAGTCAAAACAATGCCTTCAGCCACAGTTCAGCTGTAAGCAGTGACCCAGTAGGACTTGACAGTAGCCCACCATTAGATCCCAGTCCACCATTGGATCCCAGTCCACCATTACATCCCAGTCCACCATTGGATCCCAGTCCACCATTGAGGAAACACCATTCCAAACACAGCACCCGTTCTAAAACAACTCACAGCTGCCatgactgtgggaaaagcttcagtATCAAGAAGGACCTAACCAGGCATAAACTGACTCACACcggagagaaaccatttagctgtggtgaTTGTGGGAAAAGCTTCAGTCAGAAGGGAGACCTAGGGAGGCACATGCTGActcatacaggagagaaaccttttagtTGTGGTGACTGTGGTAAAAAATTCAATTGCCACTGGCTCCTAACCAGACATAaactgactcacacaggagagaaaccatttagctgtggtgactgtgggaaaagcttcaatcAGAAGGGTCACCTGAACTTGCACATATTGACTCACACAGGAATAaaaccatttagctgtggtgactgtgggaaaagcttcaatcAGAAGGGTCACCTAAACTTTCATATACGGACTCACACAGGAGTGAATCCATTTAGCTGTGAGGACTGCGATAAAAGCTTCAGAAACAAGGGCACCCTAGCCGAACATATACAGATTCACAAAGGAGTGAAACATGGCTGCTTAATCTGTGGCAAAAGTTTCACGCATAAAACACATCTTCTGAGGCATGTGGATAAAGTCCACAATGGAAGAAAACAGGAATAA
- the LOC109879148 gene encoding zinc finger protein 329-like has product MFKLQLFRVFLNERLTAAAVDIFGAVEKTVVEYQEENDRLRRLLGITPEHITPELQLCRTDSLQLSLSVSEEEVPPEQQHCEQEWSPSLEQEDPETTQIKEEQEELSTSQEEEQLQGLFDTKDFIFTPSCVKGECDQEDPLQSLTLPQTQTVENRERDSKAVNLKPYATVTRLKDLNNLCDPPDNQNNAFILSSAISSDPVGHDSSPLLDPNPLLNLNPPMEKQCFKPSTSRKTHHCRDCGETFALKADLQRHVTHTRKRPSECLFCKKLYTSTCKLKAHVQLCHGGKPCTCPFCGKTFKQKGHLSRHMSIHTGEKPFCCGDCWKSFNRKEHLTRHIRIHRGEKPFSCGDCGKSFNRKEHLSEHRQTHTGEKQHGCSVCGKRFTRKTHLLKHMDNIHKERKTDRRKKIFSQKMGIKRQDVDNTRRKGEQLQTIHTVGLR; this is encoded by the exons ATGTTTAAACTACAGTTGTTTCGTGTGTTTTTAAATGAGCGTTTAACGGCGGCTGCTGTGGATATTTTTGGGGCAGTTGAGAAAACGGTAGTGGAGTACCAGGAGGAGAATGATCGGCTACGGAGACTGCTGGGGATCACACCGGAGCACATTACACCAGAGTTACAACTATGTCGAACTG actccctgcagctctctctctctgtctctgaagaggaggttccccctgagcagcagcactgtgagcAGGAGTGGAGTCCCAGTCTGGAGCAGGAGGACCCAGAGACCACACAGATTAAAGAAGAACAGGAGGAACTCAgcaccagtcaggaggaagagcagcttcaaGGGCTCTTTGATACCAAAGACTTTATATTTACTCCTTCCTGTGTGAAAGGTGAATGTGATCAGGAGGACCCACTTCAGTCCCTGACTCTTCCCCAAACCCAGActgtggagaacagagagagagactctaaaGCAGTGAATCTCAAACCTTACGCCACTGTGACCCGCCTAAAGGATCTCAACAATCTGTGTGACCCTCCAGATAATCAAAACAATGCTTTCATCCTCAGCTCAGCCATAAGCAGCGACCCAGTAGGACATGACAGCAGCCCACTATTGGATCCCAACCCACTGTTGAATCTCAACCCACCAATGGAGAAACAGTGTTTCAAACCCAGCACATCTAGAAAAACTCACCACTGCCGTGACTGTGGTGAAACATTTGCACTGAAAGCTGACCTGCAGAGGCATGTGACTCACACTAGGAAGAGACCCAGTGAATGCCTCTTCTGCAAAaaactctatacctccacctgtaAACTGAAGGCCCATGTCCAACTCTGTCATGGTGGTAAACCCTGCACCTGCCCCTTTTGTGGGAAGACCTTCAAACAAAAAGGACATCTGTCCAGGCACATGagtattcacacaggagagaaaccattttgCTGTGgtgactgttggaaaagcttcAATCGTAAGGAGCACCTTACCAGGCATATACGCATTCACAgaggagagaaaccttttagctgtggtgactgtgggaaaagcttcaatcGCAAGGAGCACCTAAGTGAACATAGACAGACTCACACAGGAGAAAAACAACATGGCTGCTCAGTCTGTGGTAAAAGATTCACTCGGAAGACTCATCTGCTGAAGCATATGGACAATATCCacaaagagagaaaaacagacagaagAAAGAAAATCTTCAGTCAGAAGATGGGAATAAAAAGACAGGATGTGGACAACACTCGTAGGAAAGGAGAGCAACTCCAGACCATTCATACTGTGGGTCTCAGATAA